One Archangium violaceum genomic window, ACCGCCATCCTGCTCGTCAACGAGGAGACCGGAGCGAGTGCCGCTTCCATGGGAGTGCTGGAGCTCCAGGCAGGAGCCGGAGTGCCCGAGCACCTCCACGAGCGCAGCGTGGAGATGCTCTACGTGGAGGAGGGTGGAGCGGAGATGACCATCGAGGGTCGGATGCTGCCCGTGAAGCAGGGGGATGCCGTCTACATTCCGGCGGGGACCCTCCACTCGGCCCGCATTCCCGAG contains:
- a CDS encoding cupin domain-containing protein — protein: MFRTSLLTALLCVSSGCARVSTVPVRYVVGSADAPTFRVSQGKGTAILLVNEETGASAASMGVLELQAGAGVPEHLHERSVEMLYVEEGGAEMTIEGRMLPVKQGDAVYIPAGTLHSARIPEGAPRFRAVQVYVGPGPEQRFRQGEPVKPAASAP